Proteins encoded together in one Ferroglobus placidus DSM 10642 window:
- the pheS gene encoding phenylalanine--tRNA ligase subunit alpha, with protein sequence MLTTIEAKLISALEKGKLYTVDEASKLSGLSKDAVLKAAYLLQEKGYVKVHEKVWKEYELTDEGLKYLAEGLPEERLYEELTSGSKGIAELEKKFGKEDLKIALGWLRRKGAIKIENGVVKLVSKPEFKERAILNEIYENRTAEVDKTLLKDLIRRKLVKEEEAKEILIEVVSKPEVELKEKITDLTPELLISGEWRGKEFLEYDIRIPAREVFTAKIHPYERIIRECRKIFLEMGFTEIKGHYVQSAFWNFDALFQPQDHPAREMQDTFYLDKYVDIDEELAYRVKETHENGWITGSKGWGGKWDINKARQLVLRTHTTAITIHYLAMNPEPPVKAFCIDRVYRREAIDATHLPEFDQLEGVVLDENVGFKDLLGLLKEFFLKMGFEDVRFRPGYFPYTEPSVEPEVYVEGLGWIELGGAGIFRKEVTEPLGIKGKVLAWGLGIGRLAMLRLGMKDLRMLYNPDLGWLRNLPAIKR encoded by the coding sequence ATGCTCACAACCATCGAAGCCAAGCTCATCAGCGCCCTCGAAAAAGGAAAGCTTTACACTGTTGATGAAGCGTCGAAGCTGTCCGGGCTTAGTAAGGATGCCGTTTTAAAGGCTGCTTACCTCCTTCAAGAGAAGGGTTACGTGAAGGTTCACGAAAAAGTCTGGAAGGAATACGAGCTCACCGACGAGGGATTGAAGTATCTTGCCGAGGGCTTACCGGAAGAGAGACTTTACGAGGAGCTGACGAGCGGCTCTAAAGGTATAGCCGAACTCGAAAAGAAGTTTGGAAAAGAAGATTTGAAAATAGCCCTTGGCTGGTTGAGAAGAAAGGGAGCAATTAAAATTGAAAACGGCGTTGTGAAGCTCGTTTCGAAGCCGGAGTTTAAAGAGAGAGCCATTTTAAACGAAATTTACGAAAACAGGACTGCTGAAGTTGATAAAACGCTTTTAAAAGACCTTATAAGAAGAAAGCTCGTTAAAGAGGAGGAAGCTAAGGAAATTTTGATCGAAGTGGTTTCCAAACCCGAGGTTGAGTTGAAGGAGAAAATAACGGATCTAACTCCGGAGCTTTTAATAAGTGGAGAGTGGAGGGGAAAGGAGTTTTTAGAGTACGACATAAGAATTCCGGCAAGAGAAGTTTTTACAGCTAAAATTCACCCCTACGAGAGGATAATCAGAGAGTGCAGAAAGATATTCTTGGAGATGGGATTCACGGAAATAAAAGGTCACTACGTTCAATCTGCTTTCTGGAACTTCGACGCTTTGTTCCAACCTCAGGATCATCCGGCAAGGGAAATGCAGGATACATTTTACCTCGACAAGTATGTTGATATAGACGAGGAGCTTGCATATAGAGTTAAGGAGACTCACGAAAATGGCTGGATTACCGGCTCCAAAGGATGGGGAGGAAAGTGGGACATAAACAAAGCGAGGCAGCTTGTTTTGCGAACTCACACCACAGCGATAACAATCCACTACTTGGCGATGAACCCCGAGCCGCCAGTCAAGGCTTTCTGCATAGACAGGGTTTACAGGAGGGAAGCTATAGACGCTACTCACTTGCCAGAATTCGACCAGCTTGAAGGTGTCGTTCTCGACGAGAACGTCGGATTCAAGGATTTGCTCGGTTTGCTGAAGGAGTTCTTCCTTAAAATGGGCTTCGAAGACGTCCGCTTCCGTCCGGGATATTTCCCCTACACCGAGCCGAGCGTCGAGCCGGAAGTTTACGTGGAAGGATTGGGCTGGATAGAGCTTGGAGGTGCTGGAATATTCAGGAAAGAAGTGACCGAGCCGTTGGGAATAAAGGGCAAGGTTCTCGCTTGGGGGCTCGGAATTGGTAGGCTTGCGATGCTCAGATTGGGAATGAAGGACTTGAGAATGCTTTACAATCCGGATTTAGGGTGGTTGAGGAATTTACCAGCTATAAAGAGATAA
- a CDS encoding DJ-1/PfpI family protein: MAKVLIVAGDAVEALEIFYPYYRLKEEGFEVHVAAPSKKELNTVVHDFEEGWETYTEKRGYVFRWVDLTFAEVKPEDYDGLYIPGGRAPEYIRTYPELEKIVKHFFEANKPVAAICHGPQILAAYGLLKGKRATCYLAVKPDLISCGAEYKDEEVVVDGNLVTSRAWPDLPALMREFIRLLKK; the protein is encoded by the coding sequence ATGGCCAAAGTTTTGATCGTCGCCGGAGATGCCGTGGAGGCTTTGGAGATCTTCTATCCTTACTACAGGCTGAAGGAAGAGGGGTTCGAAGTGCATGTGGCAGCTCCGAGCAAAAAGGAGCTGAACACGGTCGTTCACGATTTCGAAGAAGGATGGGAGACCTACACCGAAAAGAGGGGTTACGTTTTCAGATGGGTGGATTTAACTTTTGCTGAAGTCAAGCCGGAAGATTACGACGGGTTGTACATTCCGGGAGGAAGAGCTCCCGAGTACATAAGAACGTATCCCGAGCTTGAGAAAATAGTAAAGCACTTCTTCGAAGCTAACAAGCCTGTAGCTGCGATATGCCACGGTCCTCAGATTCTCGCGGCTTACGGATTGTTAAAGGGGAAGAGAGCCACCTGCTACCTTGCTGTAAAGCCGGATCTGATTTCCTGCGGAGCGGAGTACAAAGATGAGGAAGTCGTCGTGGACGGAAACTTGGTGACGAGCAGAGCTTGGCCGGACCTGCCAGCTTTGATGAGGGAGTTCATAAGATTGCTTAAAAAATAA
- the mutS gene encoding DNA mismatch repair protein MutS, producing the protein MSEKLTPMMEQYYRIKQKYKDALLFFRVGDFYELFDDDARVASKELGIVLTSRDKKHAMCGVPHHAAYSYIKKLIEKGYKVAICEQVEEPTGKKLVRREVVRVITPGTVVEEELLTTESNYLMALFKREKVALAFLDVSTGEFFVTSVKNVDEAICEVLKYSPVECLIPESFEEVEELEKLVKNVRRIEDEQFNLKRSLEVLKDVANFQALELSEEEILACGAVLNYAKNSLLFSKPALKLQKLERSEYMVLDSTTIKNLEIFRNLVDGGRRGTLLDVIDKTVTAMGSRLLKKWLQRPLLDVTEIERRLDAVEELKEKSFVRRVLRETLEDVYDLERIITRLELGKANPKDLVALKNSLKAVGKIKKFDFQSKKLRDLVYGMNPMEELCSLIEKAIVEDPPANVKDGGVIREGFDEELDELRKAKKEQEEFIKRLEERERKRTGIDNLRVGYNNVFGYYIEIPKSKAKNLPRYYIRKQTLVNAERFTIPELKDREEKILAYEERIRILEQEIFERIRREVVRHAEKVKDSAERVAELDVLCSLAEVATLYNYTRPKVNEGFDIIIRDGRHPAVETTTKFVPNDVNLTENSRILIITGPNMAGKSTYLRQVALITILAQIGSFVPASYAVVGIVDKIFTRIGLVDDITRGRSTFMVEMLEIGRILNNATKRSLILLDEVGKSTGTKEGLSLAWAIIEYLHELGAKVLFATHYHELSKLENELAGVKNYHFRLKEENGKVEFDRKIRRGFSKESYGIKIAEMANLPKRVVERAYEILNSENVNGEVPEIVEEISKIDVMNLTPVQALVELERIVRKCRELKS; encoded by the coding sequence ATGAGCGAGAAGCTAACTCCGATGATGGAGCAGTATTACAGGATTAAGCAAAAGTACAAAGATGCTTTGCTATTCTTCAGAGTCGGAGACTTCTACGAGCTTTTTGATGATGACGCAAGAGTTGCTTCGAAGGAACTCGGAATCGTGCTGACTTCGAGGGACAAGAAGCATGCGATGTGCGGAGTGCCGCATCACGCCGCTTACTCTTACATAAAAAAGCTGATAGAGAAAGGTTACAAGGTTGCGATCTGCGAGCAGGTTGAAGAGCCAACCGGAAAAAAGCTCGTTAGGAGAGAAGTCGTGAGGGTAATAACCCCCGGAACTGTCGTGGAAGAAGAGCTACTAACCACGGAAAGCAACTACCTAATGGCTCTCTTTAAAAGGGAAAAGGTGGCTCTCGCTTTCCTCGATGTCTCCACAGGAGAATTTTTCGTCACGAGCGTTAAAAATGTTGATGAGGCGATTTGCGAAGTTCTCAAGTATTCTCCTGTAGAGTGCTTAATTCCGGAAAGCTTCGAGGAAGTCGAGGAGTTGGAGAAGCTCGTTAAAAACGTTAGGAGAATTGAAGATGAGCAGTTTAACCTGAAGAGGTCTCTGGAAGTTTTAAAAGACGTTGCAAATTTCCAAGCTCTGGAGTTGAGCGAGGAGGAAATTTTAGCTTGCGGAGCAGTTTTAAACTACGCTAAAAACTCCCTTCTCTTTTCCAAACCAGCTTTAAAGCTTCAAAAACTGGAGAGATCAGAGTACATGGTTCTCGATTCGACGACGATCAAAAACCTCGAAATTTTCAGAAACCTTGTCGACGGCGGCAGAAGAGGAACTTTGCTCGACGTTATAGACAAAACTGTCACAGCGATGGGAAGCAGGTTGCTGAAGAAGTGGCTTCAGAGACCTCTTTTAGACGTAACGGAAATCGAGAGAAGGCTCGATGCTGTCGAAGAGTTGAAAGAAAAATCCTTCGTCAGGAGGGTTTTGAGAGAAACTCTTGAGGATGTCTACGATCTCGAAAGAATTATCACGAGGCTCGAACTCGGAAAAGCCAACCCAAAAGATCTCGTTGCTTTGAAGAACTCTCTTAAAGCTGTCGGAAAGATCAAGAAGTTCGATTTTCAATCTAAAAAACTTAGAGATCTCGTTTACGGAATGAATCCGATGGAAGAACTGTGTTCTTTAATAGAAAAGGCGATAGTGGAAGATCCTCCGGCAAACGTGAAGGATGGAGGAGTAATTAGGGAAGGATTCGACGAGGAGCTTGACGAGTTAAGAAAAGCGAAGAAAGAGCAGGAAGAGTTTATAAAACGATTGGAAGAGAGGGAAAGAAAGAGAACCGGAATAGATAATCTGAGGGTTGGTTACAATAACGTTTTCGGCTACTACATAGAGATACCGAAGAGCAAGGCTAAAAATCTGCCGAGGTATTACATTAGAAAGCAAACCCTCGTGAACGCTGAGAGGTTTACTATTCCGGAATTAAAGGATAGAGAGGAGAAGATTTTAGCTTACGAGGAGAGAATAAGAATTCTCGAGCAGGAGATTTTCGAGAGAATAAGAAGAGAAGTTGTCAGGCATGCTGAAAAGGTTAAGGATTCTGCCGAAAGGGTTGCTGAGCTCGACGTTCTCTGTTCTCTGGCTGAGGTTGCCACCCTCTACAACTACACCCGCCCAAAGGTGAACGAAGGCTTTGACATAATCATCAGAGACGGGAGGCATCCGGCGGTGGAAACAACAACGAAGTTCGTTCCGAACGACGTAAATCTGACGGAGAACAGCAGAATTTTAATAATAACGGGTCCCAACATGGCTGGAAAATCCACTTATTTAAGGCAGGTTGCGTTGATAACGATTCTCGCTCAGATAGGGAGCTTCGTTCCGGCAAGTTATGCTGTCGTAGGAATTGTGGACAAGATATTCACGAGAATAGGGCTTGTGGATGATATAACGAGAGGGAGAAGCACGTTTATGGTAGAGATGCTCGAAATCGGGAGAATTTTAAATAACGCAACAAAGAGGAGCTTAATTCTCCTTGACGAGGTCGGAAAGAGCACGGGAACGAAGGAAGGACTGAGCTTGGCTTGGGCTATAATAGAGTACTTGCACGAGCTCGGAGCTAAAGTCCTTTTCGCAACCCACTATCACGAACTTTCGAAGCTTGAGAACGAGCTCGCTGGAGTGAAGAACTACCATTTCAGGCTTAAGGAAGAGAACGGAAAGGTTGAGTTCGACAGGAAAATTAGGAGAGGTTTTTCTAAGGAAAGCTACGGGATAAAGATCGCGGAGATGGCTAATTTACCGAAGAGAGTTGTTGAAAGAGCCTACGAAATTTTGAATTCCGAGAACGTCAACGGGGAGGTGCCTGAAATAGTCGAGGAAATTTCGAAGATTGACGTCATGAATCTGACTCCCGTTCAGGCTTTAGTTGAGCTTGAGAGGATTGTAAGAAAATGCAGAGAGTTGAAGAGCTGA
- a CDS encoding MtaA/CmuA family methyltransferase, which yields MTPKERIRKIFSREKPDRLACFSGMGNVTVEGLKKYDYAFYEIHLDAEKMANAACSSYELYGFECAVAPFDLGVEAEVLGAEMNFYTHKGKEDIVYPTVKKKAINEPEDLNVPEKIEEKGRVPLVLKALEIMQKRVGEEVPIATYILGPYTLAGQIMDLEKLLKMSFKNPDRINELLSQLTDFLAELGRIYQDAGIDYLTVREMGAPTDVLSPRMFKNLILPHLKELFLKLKEPTVLHICGDTNMIVELMWQSGATAISVEQKNDVAKTREKLGEEAIIFGNIDPYGTLVLGTPEDIRNAVKKAIVGGVSSVWPGCDIWPAVSKENMLTFVEAVKEFGKLQ from the coding sequence ATGACCCCAAAGGAAAGGATTAGGAAAATTTTCTCCAGGGAGAAGCCTGATAGGCTGGCATGTTTTAGCGGTATGGGTAACGTGACGGTAGAAGGTTTGAAGAAGTACGACTATGCCTTCTACGAAATTCACCTCGATGCAGAGAAGATGGCTAACGCTGCTTGCTCAAGTTACGAACTCTACGGATTTGAATGTGCAGTAGCTCCTTTCGATCTCGGTGTTGAAGCTGAGGTTCTCGGGGCTGAGATGAACTTCTACACCCACAAGGGCAAGGAGGACATAGTGTATCCGACGGTGAAGAAAAAAGCCATAAACGAGCCGGAAGATTTGAACGTTCCTGAAAAAATAGAAGAGAAGGGCAGAGTTCCACTTGTTTTAAAAGCCTTGGAAATTATGCAGAAGAGAGTTGGAGAAGAAGTGCCGATTGCAACTTACATTCTCGGACCCTACACCTTAGCCGGGCAGATAATGGATTTGGAGAAGCTTTTAAAGATGTCTTTCAAAAACCCCGACAGAATAAACGAGCTGCTCTCTCAGCTAACAGACTTCTTAGCCGAACTCGGAAGAATTTATCAGGATGCCGGTATAGATTACTTGACAGTCAGAGAAATGGGCGCTCCAACAGACGTTTTAAGCCCAAGAATGTTCAAAAACCTAATCTTACCCCATCTGAAAGAGCTTTTCTTAAAGCTGAAAGAGCCAACGGTTTTGCACATTTGCGGAGATACGAACATGATAGTCGAATTAATGTGGCAGAGCGGAGCAACAGCGATAAGTGTTGAACAGAAGAATGATGTGGCTAAAACAAGAGAAAAGCTCGGCGAAGAAGCTATAATTTTCGGAAACATAGACCCATACGGAACGCTCGTTCTTGGAACTCCTGAGGATATAAGAAATGCTGTCAAAAAGGCTATAGTGGGGGGAGTTAGCAGCGTTTGGCCGGGTTGCGATATTTGGCCAGCGGTCTCAAAAGAAAACATGCTCACGTTTGTTGAAGCTGTTAAGGAATTTGGAAAACTTCAGTGA
- a CDS encoding cobalamin B12-binding domain-containing protein, whose amino-acid sequence MVDEAKRKEILEKLKRGVVEFDEDLVREAAKEALEVGMDALDAIMNGLVAGMEEVGELFDKGEYFVPEVLMCADALYAGLEILRPHVKKEDIKVKGQVVIGVVEGDVHDIGKNLVKMMFEVAGFEVIDLGKDVPLEKFVEESLKSDADIVALSAMMTTTMLGIPKVIQMIREKNPKAKILVGGAPISKETAEKWGADGWAPDATNAVQEAINMIKGLKKEIMGEEKGEEKN is encoded by the coding sequence ATGGTTGACGAAGCTAAAAGAAAGGAAATCTTGGAGAAGTTAAAGAGAGGAGTAGTTGAATTCGATGAAGATCTCGTGAGGGAAGCAGCGAAGGAAGCTTTAGAAGTTGGAATGGATGCCCTCGATGCGATTATGAACGGACTCGTTGCGGGAATGGAAGAAGTTGGGGAGCTATTCGACAAAGGTGAGTACTTCGTTCCGGAAGTGCTGATGTGTGCTGACGCCCTTTATGCTGGACTCGAAATTCTTAGACCTCACGTGAAGAAGGAAGACATAAAGGTGAAAGGACAGGTCGTCATCGGAGTAGTGGAGGGAGACGTTCACGATATAGGCAAGAACCTCGTGAAGATGATGTTCGAAGTTGCCGGCTTTGAGGTAATTGATCTTGGAAAGGATGTCCCCCTCGAAAAGTTCGTGGAGGAGTCTTTGAAAAGTGATGCTGACATAGTTGCTTTATCGGCGATGATGACCACTACGATGCTCGGAATTCCCAAAGTCATTCAGATGATAAGAGAAAAGAATCCGAAAGCAAAGATTCTCGTTGGAGGTGCTCCGATATCAAAAGAGACCGCCGAGAAGTGGGGAGCTGACGGGTGGGCTCCCGATGCGACTAATGCAGTGCAGGAAGCTATAAACATGATAAAAGGTTTAAAGAAAGAAATAATGGGAGAAGAAAAGGGGGAAGAGAAGAATTGA
- a CDS encoding ASKHA domain-containing protein, whose protein sequence is MEKCKIIFQPEGKRGEFPPGTTILDAAREIGVDIEAICGGKLTCGKCQVVIEQGEENLSQMTEDERRLLDKRKAGKNYRLACVTRFYGDVVVFVPEESRGGEQIILKEGVEVSVTIDPAVKKYYLELPKPHLKDDLGDFERILNALREDYGIENVDIDYEVLKKLPDVLRESDWKVTVTIWNDREIIDVEPGYKAENVYGLAVDIGTTTVVGYLTDLRTGKILAIDSMMNPQVPYGEDVMSRITYAMQNPEGLEVLNKKIVEGINQILVNVCKEAGIKPEEVSEVTIVGNTAMHHIFLKIDPQYLAVAPYVPAIHRSHDVKARDIGIKIAKGGNVHVLPIEAGWVGADNVAVLIATEPYKRDEMCLVIDIGTNGEIVLGNRERLLSCSAAAGPALEGAHIKHGMRAATGAIERIRIDPETFEPEYKTIGNAPPRGICGSGIIDAAAELYRVGIVKKNGRFNLDLDTPRVRVVDGQPEYVIAWANETAIGHDIVITQKDIREIQLAKGAMCAGAHILMKEMGVESVDRVIVAGAFGNYIDKISALIIGLVPDVPVDRIESVGNAAGVGARLALISREKRREANEIARKVEHIKLAVHPDFEREFSMAMYFPHMDKKRYPRHEEVLKVRGAE, encoded by the coding sequence ATGGAAAAGTGTAAAATTATTTTTCAGCCTGAAGGTAAAAGAGGTGAGTTTCCCCCGGGAACAACTATTCTGGACGCTGCAAGGGAGATTGGTGTGGATATAGAAGCGATTTGTGGTGGAAAGCTTACTTGCGGGAAGTGCCAAGTCGTTATTGAGCAGGGTGAGGAAAACCTCTCCCAGATGACGGAAGATGAGAGGAGACTGCTTGACAAAAGAAAAGCCGGGAAAAACTATAGACTTGCTTGCGTAACAAGATTTTACGGAGACGTGGTTGTTTTCGTTCCGGAAGAGAGTAGAGGTGGAGAGCAGATAATTCTCAAAGAGGGTGTTGAAGTTTCGGTAACAATAGACCCTGCTGTGAAAAAGTATTACCTTGAGCTTCCGAAGCCACATTTAAAAGATGATCTCGGAGATTTTGAAAGAATTTTAAACGCTTTAAGAGAGGATTACGGAATAGAAAACGTCGATATAGATTACGAGGTTTTAAAAAAGCTTCCGGATGTTTTGAGGGAAAGCGATTGGAAAGTAACCGTTACAATCTGGAACGATAGAGAAATAATTGACGTCGAACCCGGATATAAGGCTGAGAACGTTTACGGTTTAGCTGTTGACATCGGAACCACAACTGTGGTTGGCTATCTAACGGATTTGAGAACCGGTAAAATCCTTGCTATAGATTCAATGATGAATCCTCAGGTGCCCTACGGAGAAGATGTGATGAGCAGAATAACGTATGCGATGCAAAATCCAGAGGGTCTGGAAGTTTTGAACAAAAAGATAGTGGAGGGAATAAATCAGATTCTTGTGAACGTTTGCAAAGAAGCGGGAATTAAGCCTGAAGAAGTTAGCGAAGTGACTATAGTTGGAAACACAGCCATGCACCACATTTTTCTGAAGATAGATCCGCAGTATCTTGCTGTAGCTCCATACGTCCCGGCAATTCACCGATCTCACGATGTTAAAGCGAGGGACATTGGAATTAAGATTGCAAAAGGTGGAAACGTCCACGTTTTACCAATAGAGGCTGGATGGGTTGGTGCAGACAACGTGGCTGTTCTGATAGCTACAGAGCCTTACAAAAGAGATGAAATGTGCTTGGTTATAGACATCGGGACGAATGGAGAAATTGTTCTGGGGAACAGAGAGAGACTGCTTTCCTGCTCAGCCGCAGCAGGACCGGCTTTAGAGGGTGCTCATATAAAACACGGAATGAGAGCAGCGACTGGAGCTATAGAGCGAATCAGAATAGATCCAGAAACTTTCGAGCCGGAATACAAAACGATAGGCAACGCCCCTCCACGAGGAATATGCGGCTCTGGGATAATCGATGCGGCTGCCGAACTTTACAGGGTTGGTATAGTTAAGAAGAACGGAAGGTTCAATCTCGATCTCGATACGCCGAGAGTTAGAGTTGTTGATGGACAGCCGGAGTACGTTATAGCTTGGGCAAATGAAACGGCTATAGGACACGATATAGTGATTACCCAGAAAGACATAAGAGAGATCCAGCTTGCGAAAGGAGCTATGTGTGCCGGAGCCCACATACTCATGAAGGAAATGGGAGTTGAGAGTGTTGACAGAGTAATTGTTGCCGGAGCCTTCGGAAACTACATCGACAAGATTTCAGCTTTAATAATAGGTTTGGTTCCCGATGTGCCTGTGGATAGGATAGAGTCGGTAGGAAACGCTGCTGGAGTTGGAGCGAGACTCGCTTTGATAAGCAGAGAGAAGAGAAGAGAAGCTAACGAGATCGCGAGGAAAGTTGAGCATATCAAGCTGGCTGTACATCCGGATTTCGAAAGGGAATTCTCGATGGCGATGTACTTCCCTCACATGGATAAGAAGAGGTATCCGAGGCATGAAGAGGTTTTGAAGGTGAGAGGTGCTGAGTAA
- a CDS encoding tetrahydromethanopterin S-methyltransferase subunit H family protein, with product MFCVESKVVEIGGIKIGGKGENPVVLVGTMFYTGHKIVEKRKEGKFDRKKAEELINMQETLSEETGIPSMLDIVALSEEEFKKYIDFVAEVTEMPFMIDAWKIPPKIGAAKYVKEIGLEDRVVYNSLSPWSEDLEKEVNELREIGLKHGLTVAYNMNDPSVEGRIRILKETLLPALEKAGFENILIDTSVLNTPSIALSLLACKKIKEVFGHPVGCAPSNGTDVWKYPREKWGKLGFAAVDSAAHAITALLWNDFILYGAIENAKWVFPAVATANSILATFIYDEVGKLPEGEHPLNKLFPEFVEQLGAVKCGNRS from the coding sequence ATGTTTTGCGTTGAATCGAAAGTAGTTGAGATCGGTGGAATCAAGATTGGGGGGAAGGGGGAAAATCCGGTAGTCTTAGTGGGAACGATGTTTTACACCGGACACAAGATAGTGGAGAAAAGGAAGGAAGGGAAGTTCGACAGGAAAAAGGCTGAGGAGCTGATAAACATGCAGGAAACTCTGAGCGAAGAAACCGGGATTCCGTCCATGCTCGATATAGTCGCTCTGTCCGAGGAAGAGTTTAAGAAGTACATAGATTTCGTGGCTGAAGTGACGGAAATGCCGTTCATGATAGATGCTTGGAAAATTCCACCAAAGATAGGGGCTGCTAAATACGTGAAGGAAATAGGTCTGGAGGATAGAGTAGTTTACAACTCCTTATCTCCTTGGAGCGAGGATTTGGAGAAGGAGGTTAACGAACTTAGAGAAATTGGGCTGAAGCACGGTTTGACAGTTGCATACAACATGAACGATCCGAGTGTTGAGGGGAGGATAAGAATTCTAAAGGAGACGCTCCTCCCAGCTTTGGAAAAAGCCGGATTCGAAAACATTCTCATTGACACATCCGTTTTGAACACTCCTTCGATAGCTCTTTCTCTCTTAGCCTGTAAAAAGATTAAGGAGGTGTTCGGACATCCGGTTGGTTGCGCCCCTTCAAACGGCACGGATGTTTGGAAGTATCCGAGGGAAAAGTGGGGCAAACTCGGTTTCGCAGCTGTAGATAGCGCAGCTCATGCGATAACAGCTTTGCTATGGAACGACTTCATACTCTACGGAGCGATAGAAAATGCGAAGTGGGTTTTCCCAGCTGTAGCAACAGCCAACTCAATTCTGGCGACCTTCATATACGATGAAGTTGGCAAACTGCCTGAAGGAGAGCATCCGCTGAACAAACTCTTCCCCGAGTTTGTGGAGCAGCTAGGGGCAGTAAAATGTGGAAATCGATCATAA
- a CDS encoding ABC transporter substrate-binding protein, whose product MWKSIIIFLFLAVAIIISGCAEEKSVKLVKLSPPDMLEQIKIGKIDAFIAWEPFPSKAVKSGQKILMYSGDIWKNHPCCVVAYKVGNADEKMLEALVWAHVKATRFINDEKNRNKVVIYASQFTGLDEETVKMALKNIKYVEYPDGKEFRHYYEFLKEAAILKKSIEDLGYKSEEEFFEKFLRKDVYEKVVTKLEENPNYVPEKAGKIRLGYITADLHHLALYVALKEGYFDKVFEKVDLKQYPNGVAIMEAFKLGELDAAYLGGAPATLKRINDGIEISIVAGVNNEGSALVVREGINSPKDLAGKTVAIPGFGTVQDFLMRKVLREGGLKGS is encoded by the coding sequence ATGTGGAAATCGATCATAATCTTTCTATTTTTAGCTGTAGCAATCATCATTTCAGGTTGTGCGGAGGAAAAATCCGTAAAGCTCGTTAAGCTTTCCCCTCCAGACATGCTTGAACAGATAAAAATAGGGAAGATAGACGCTTTTATAGCCTGGGAGCCTTTTCCGAGTAAAGCTGTCAAAAGCGGGCAGAAGATTTTGATGTATTCCGGAGACATATGGAAAAATCACCCGTGCTGCGTTGTTGCTTACAAGGTTGGAAATGCTGACGAAAAAATGCTTGAAGCTTTGGTCTGGGCTCACGTAAAGGCGACGAGATTCATAAACGATGAGAAAAATCGGAATAAAGTGGTTATCTACGCTTCCCAATTCACAGGGCTGGATGAAGAGACGGTAAAGATGGCTTTAAAGAATATAAAGTACGTGGAGTATCCGGATGGGAAGGAGTTCAGGCATTACTACGAGTTTTTGAAGGAGGCAGCAATTCTGAAGAAATCTATCGAAGACTTGGGATACAAAAGCGAGGAAGAGTTTTTCGAGAAGTTTTTGAGGAAAGACGTTTACGAAAAAGTTGTTACTAAACTTGAGGAAAACCCGAATTACGTTCCGGAAAAAGCTGGAAAAATTAGACTCGGATACATAACAGCCGATCTACACCATCTCGCCTTGTACGTCGCTTTGAAAGAAGGGTACTTTGACAAAGTTTTTGAGAAAGTTGATTTAAAGCAGTATCCCAACGGAGTTGCGATAATGGAAGCTTTTAAACTCGGAGAGCTTGATGCAGCTTATCTTGGTGGTGCTCCTGCAACTTTGAAGAGGATAAACGATGGAATAGAAATTTCAATAGTTGCCGGAGTTAACAACGAAGGCTCTGCTTTAGTTGTGAGAGAGGGAATAAACTCGCCAAAGGATTTAGCTGGGAAAACTGTAGCGATTCCGGGATTTGGAACTGTCCAAGACTTCCTAATGAGAAAAGTCCTAAGGGAGGGAGGGTTGAAGGGAAGTTGA